A window of Chryseobacterium aquaeductus genomic DNA:
AGATCCACCTTTTCTGATAAATCATCTAAAACCCTCACCGTAACCAATATTTTTTCAAAAGAATATTTAACACAGTTTTCTGGAACCAAAAGTACAGAGCAGTTGGCACCATTTAGAATTTCATACGATAAAGAACCCAAAATCAGTTGTGCAAATTTTTGCTGACCAGAAGTGCCGCTCACGATGAGGTCTACATTTTCCAGATCAATTGTGTCGTTTATTCCATTCACCAAACTGTCATTTTTGATGATTGTTTCAAAATGTAGAGTTGGAAACTCACTCGTTAAAGACGATTTCAAATCTGATAGTGCATTCTCAGTTTTTTCAGAATTTTCTTTAATAGTTTCTGCTCCAATCACTTGTTTTCCTGTTCTGTCAATTAAAAAATGATTATTAATACTGTGAAATATAATGATACGTGCACTGTGACGTGTGGCTATATTTGCAGCCATTTTAATTGCGTTATTAGACTTTTCAGAAAAATTGGTAGTTACAAGAATGGTATTGATTGAATTTTTTTTCATCATTTATTTGTTATCGAAGATATTGAAGTGCAAAGTTAGTCTCAGAAAATTTCAATCTCTGTTAAAAATGAACACGATGATGGTACAATTTATCTTTCCCTTAAATAGTCCAATTTTATCACTATTTTGAATAAAACTTCTGACTTCAAAAAATCAGGATAATTCGGTGCTTAGGATTTTATCAACATGAAAGAGCAGGATGCTGTGTGTTTACAAAATGTATATTTTTATGGAAATGAAAGTTACCTTTATGATTTTTGAATATAATATGTTAGATTCATCAAAAATTAGGTCATACAGCAATATAATTTAATTATGAAATTAAAAAATACAACCGGCTTTATATTATCTCTCTTTACAGTTTTTATATTTTCCTCAAATCTGAAAAGTCAGGACAAATGGCCAGACGGAAGCGCAATTCCAAAATGGTTTAAAGAAAACAAGCCGACTGACATCAATAAATTAGGCAAAAAGTATATATTGACAGCCAATGGAATGAAGAACGACAGTACGATTCTTCAGACCAAGCAACTTCAGGCAATCATTGATTTGGCAGCTAAAAACGGAGGCGGCGTTGTGGTGGTTCCCAAAGGAACTTTTCTCATCAGTTCGGTTTTCTTTAAACAAGGAACGCATTTACATTTAGAAAATGGTGCGAAATTAAAAGGAAGCGACGATATCAACGATTTTCCGGTGGTGATGACAAGAATGGAAGGACAGAGTGTCAAATATTTTCCGGCTTTAATCAACGCGGATGAATTGGATGGTTTCACGATTTCAGGAAAAGGAACTTTGGACGGAAACGGTTTGCGATTCTGGAAATCATTCTGGAAAAGACGCGAGTGGAATCCTAAATGCACCAATATGGATGAAATGAGACCAAGAATAATCTACGTTTCAAATTCAAAAAATGTTCAGGTAGAAGGAATTACCATTAAAAATTCTCCGTTTTGGAGTACTCATTATTATAAAAGTGATTTCGTTAAATTATTAAATCTGACAATCTTAGCTCCGAAAGAACCTGTAAAAGCTCCAAG
This region includes:
- a CDS encoding universal stress protein encodes the protein MKKNSINTILVTTNFSEKSNNAIKMAANIATRHSARIIIFHSINNHFLIDRTGKQVIGAETIKENSEKTENALSDLKSSLTSEFPTLHFETIIKNDSLVNGINDTIDLENVDLIVSGTSGQQKFAQLILGSLSYEILNGANCSVLLVPENCVKYSFEKILVTVRVLDDLSEKVDLSLAIAKKNKGVISLLGISSEDDLLTITDAYQEIRKNLAVSGQEYESHFLLTRDKATQISKFSKDDLADIIILNYQDEDSWKSIFSENFLKHIINNTDIPLFFLKNKNNTSNSDGNAGFDITLPCPG
- a CDS encoding rhamnogalacturonidase, producing MKLKNTTGFILSLFTVFIFSSNLKSQDKWPDGSAIPKWFKENKPTDINKLGKKYILTANGMKNDSTILQTKQLQAIIDLAAKNGGGVVVVPKGTFLISSVFFKQGTHLHLENGAKLKGSDDINDFPVVMTRMEGQSVKYFPALINADELDGFTISGKGTLDGNGLRFWKSFWKRREWNPKCTNMDEMRPRIIYVSNSKNVQVEGITIKNSPFWSTHYYKSDFVKLLNLTILAPKEPVKAPSTDAIDIDACTNFLVKNCYMSVNDDAIALKGGKGPKADQDPNNGENRNILIEDNSFGFCHSVLTCGSESIHNYNVILRNSKVKDASRLLHLKMRPDTPQHYEYLTVENITGNVKTFLYVKGWSQFFDLKGEEKPKSGLANNITIKNIDISCETAFSVEKTDAYLLKDFTFENFKIKALKPEMHNLNNIQNLKQKNVNVTQVASLTQSYDKKDDSDIAAK